The genomic region ACCTCGCTTAATTTGTCAGCTAAAAACTTCCTTGGCTCGTCAAGATCTTTTATTAAAATATCAAACTCTTTTTCCCATTTAATTTCTTTCATTAACACTCACCTTTAAAAAATATTTTGTTGGGGAATAGAAATTTACTCCCGGATCAATTTCTGATTAAAATCCTGTTAAAATCTCAAAATCATATCATAACAATGATTTAATATTTTTAAAGTCCTAAAAAAATTGATTTTATTTATAAATTGTCTTTTTTAACTGAGAAATTTATTCAATAAAATATTTTCTTGCCTTATAAAAATAATCAAAGCCTGAAATAATAGTTAAAACAAGGGCAACCCAGATTAAAAGATTTCCAATATATGCCATATCAATTCCAATGAACTTATAATGATAAATCAAAGGAATAAGAGCTGCAATCTGAAACCCTGTTTTCCACTTTGCAATAACAGAAGCTGAAACATCATCATTGTTTTCTGTCATAAGATTCCTAAGCCCTGTTACAGCAAGTTCACGACCGATTATTATACAAACAACCCAGCCAGGAACCCAGCCTTTGGCAACAAGCATTATAAAAGCTGAACTTACTAAAATCTTGTCTGCAAGGGGATCCATCATTTTACCAAAATTTGAAACAAGTCCCATTTTTCTGGCTAAAAATCCGTCAAGATAATCTGTAATAGATGCCAAAATAAATACAAGAGTTGCAAAAAAACAATTCCAAAAACTATTTCCCAGCATAAGAATAATCAAAACCGGAACAGCAATCACCCTATAAAGGGTAAAAGCATTTGGATGCATAAGTTTTTTCTTTAAATCGTCATTAATTTTAAACTTCATTTTAATTATTCCTTAGATATTTTGCTTATATTCAGCTTAAAACCAGAACAGCTGCTCTATTCTTCCCAAGCTTAATTTTTTCTATACTCCAAATCAGGAAATATAAAAACCATATCTTCTGAAACCGGCCCGAAAAAAATACAACATCTGTTCTTGGCAGTAAAACAATTTTATTGTCAGATTAATCTGGAACAATTACCAATTTTTTTTATCCCCTGACCTAAAACTTTTTTTGCTTCAGATAATTGCCTGATATTTTTTTTAAACACCGGATGAACAAAACTTTCATTAAGATCCATCAAGGGGAAAAGAACAAAAGCCCTTTTATGCATTCTTTCATGGGGTATTTTAAGATTTGGAGTATTTATAATTTTATCTGAAAAAAAAATTATATCTATATCAATAATCCTTGGGCCAAATCTTAATTCTTTTTCAAACTGCCCCAATTGCTTTTCAATTTTTCTTGTTTTTTCAAACACTTCAAAACAATTTTTTTTTGTTTTAAAAAAAATGCAGCAATTTATAAACTCTGATTGATTTTTATAATCTAAGGGTTTGGTTTCATAAAAATTAGAAATTTGAATTTCTCCAAATTCTTTTTTAAGAAAAAAAACAGCCTTTTTTAAATTATCAAATTTTTCTCCAAGATTTGAACCTAAGCTTAAATAAACATCAGCCAACATTATTGAATTTCAACTTCTTTTAAAGCAGACTCACTTTTTATCTTATTTTTTACAGCTGTAAGCTTTAATTTATATTGCCCTTCTCCAAAAAATGAAAAAACATGGTAATTACGCTCACCTTCAATTTCAGCAATTTTTATAAAAGAATCAGGACAAGACTTGCACTGGGTTTTAGAAAGTTCCAAAATAAAATAATCTGCACTTCCTTTATAATCAAAAAAAAGAGTGTGCTTTTCATTTTCAAAAACAACTTTTAAATTTTCAGGCTTTGGAATTGTTTCATTTTTGGGAACAAAAGGCATGGCCTTTCTTCCGCAGCCCGAAAAAACAATAAATATAAAAACAAAACTAATAATTAAATTTTTGTTTTTCTTCATTAAGAAGCTCTTTAATATTTTTAAGTTGGTTTTTAATATTTTCCCTTGAAGTGCCGCCAAGGGATATTCTTTTATCAACCACAGTTTCTATATCAAGATAAGAATAAATGTCATCATCAAAAGCACTTGAAATTGTTCTTAAATCTTCAAGGCTAAGATTTTCAAGCTCACACCCCTTATCAAGAGCTAAAGCTACTGCCTTTCCTGTGATTTCGTGGGCAAGTCTAAAAGCAACATTTTTTTCAACAAGATAATCTGCCATATCTGTTGCATTTAAAAATCCAGTTTTTGTTGCTTCAAGCATTTTGTCTTTGTTTATTTTTATTTCAGGAAGCATTCTATTGTAAATATCAATACATGATAAAAGGGTTTTGGCTCCGTCAAACAAAGGAGGTTTATCTTCCTGCATATCTCTATTATAGGTCATGGGCAGGGATTTCATTAAAGTTAAAATTGCAACAAGACTTCCATAAACCCTTCCTGTTTTACCCCTTACAAGTTCTGGAATATCAGGATTTTTCTTTTGGGGCATAATTGAACTTCCTGTTGTAAATCCATCTGAAATGGTTACAAAAGCAAACTCTGAAGTTGACCACAAAATAAGTTCTTCTGAAATTCTGCTTAAATGCATCATGCAAATTGAAGCTGAAGAAAGAAATTCTATTACAAAATCCCTGTCTGAAACAGCATCCATACTGTTTTTTGTATAAGTGGAAAAATTTAAAAGTTCAGTGGTTCTTTTTCTGTCTATTTTATGGGGAGTGCCAGCAAGAGCTGCAGATCCTAAAGGATTTTCATCAAATCTTTTTAAACAATCAATAAATCTTGAAGAATCTCTTGTAAACATTTCATAATAAGCCAGCATATGGTGGGCAAAAGACACTGGCTGAGCCCTTTGCAAATGTGTATAACCAGGCAAAATTGTATTTATATTTAAAACTGCTTTTTCATAAAAGTTTTTTCTTAAATAAAAAAGATTTTCAACAACTTCATTTATAACTGTTTTAAGATAAAGTCTTATATCAAGGCCAACCTGATCATTTCTGCTTCTTGCAGTATGAAGTTTTCTTGCAGCATCGCCAATTTCTTGGGTAAGACAAGACTCTATATGCATGTGAATATCTTCAAGTGAATCATCATGGATAAAATCACCTGATTCTATTTGTTTTTCAATTTTCAAAAGCCCTTTTTCAATTTTTTTGAAATCTTCTTTTGAAATTATCCCGCATTCAGCAAGCATTTTTGAGTGGGCAATACTTCCTTGAATATCTTCTTTGTAAAGCAAAGAGTCAAAATCTATGGAAGAAGAAAATTTTTCCACAGCTTTGTCAGTTGTTACTGAAAATCTTCCTCCCCAGAGCTTGGAACTCATGAATTCCTCCGCATCATTTCCTGAATTCTTAAACGAAGGGCATTTAAACGAATAAAACCTTCTGCATCCTTTTGATTGTATGCTCTATTGTCTTCTTCAAAGGTTGCAATTTCAGGATTATAAAGGGAATTTTTTGATTTTCTTCCAAGAATATATGAATTACCCTTGTAAAGTTTCATTTTAACTGTACCTGAAACAACCTGCTGGGTGTGATCTACCATGGATTGAAGCATTTCCATTTCAGGAGAAAACCAAAATCCATTATAAACAAGCTCTGCGTATTTTGGTATAAGAGAATCTCTTATATGGGCAACTTCACGGTCAAGTGTGATTGATTCCATGGCCATGTGGGCATTTCTTAAAATTGTTCCCCCCGGAGTTTCATATACTCCCCTTGATTTCATTCCAACAAACCTGTTTTCAACAAGATCTATTCTTCCAATTCCGTTTTGTCCTGCATGTTTGTTTAATTTTGCAAATAAAACTCCAGGAGATAAATATTCTCCGTTTATTGCAACAGGATCTCCTTTTTCAAATTCAATTTCAAT from Desulforegulaceae bacterium harbors:
- the pgsA gene encoding CDP-diacylglycerol--glycerol-3-phosphate 3-phosphatidyltransferase, with protein sequence MKFKINDDLKKKLMHPNAFTLYRVIAVPVLIILMLGNSFWNCFFATLVFILASITDYLDGFLARKMGLVSNFGKMMDPLADKILVSSAFIMLVAKGWVPGWVVCIIIGRELAVTGLRNLMTENNDDVSASVIAKWKTGFQIAALIPLIYHYKFIGIDMAYIGNLLIWVALVLTIISGFDYFYKARKYFIE
- the folK gene encoding 2-amino-4-hydroxy-6-hydroxymethyldihydropteridine diphosphokinase; translated protein: MLADVYLSLGSNLGEKFDNLKKAVFFLKKEFGEIQISNFYETKPLDYKNQSEFINCCIFFKTKKNCFEVFEKTRKIEKQLGQFEKELRFGPRIIDIDIIFFSDKIINTPNLKIPHERMHKRAFVLFPLMDLNESFVHPVFKKNIRQLSEAKKVLGQGIKKIGNCSRLI
- the argH gene encoding argininosuccinate lyase — protein: MSSKLWGGRFSVTTDKAVEKFSSSIDFDSLLYKEDIQGSIAHSKMLAECGIISKEDFKKIEKGLLKIEKQIESGDFIHDDSLEDIHMHIESCLTQEIGDAARKLHTARSRNDQVGLDIRLYLKTVINEVVENLFYLRKNFYEKAVLNINTILPGYTHLQRAQPVSFAHHMLAYYEMFTRDSSRFIDCLKRFDENPLGSAALAGTPHKIDRKRTTELLNFSTYTKNSMDAVSDRDFVIEFLSSASICMMHLSRISEELILWSTSEFAFVTISDGFTTGSSIMPQKKNPDIPELVRGKTGRVYGSLVAILTLMKSLPMTYNRDMQEDKPPLFDGAKTLLSCIDIYNRMLPEIKINKDKMLEATKTGFLNATDMADYLVEKNVAFRLAHEITGKAVALALDKGCELENLSLEDLRTISSAFDDDIYSYLDIETVVDKRISLGGTSRENIKNQLKNIKELLNEEKQKFNY